A genomic window from Desulfovibrio porci includes:
- a CDS encoding 3-isopropylmalate dehydratase small subunit, whose amino-acid sequence MNYKGKAHKVGEHIDTDAIIPARFLVTSDAKKLGENCMSGLEPDWVKRVAPGDILVAGRNFGCGSSREHAPIAILGAGMPVVIGHSFARIFYRNAFNMGLLLMEVGDEVDKLNDGDELEIDAATGRIRDLTNGAEITCPPLPPSMVAILAKGGLVGYVKERLAKA is encoded by the coding sequence ATGAACTACAAAGGCAAGGCCCACAAAGTGGGCGAACATATTGATACGGACGCCATCATTCCGGCGCGTTTTCTGGTGACCAGCGACGCCAAAAAACTGGGCGAGAACTGCATGTCCGGCCTGGAGCCGGACTGGGTCAAGCGCGTGGCGCCGGGCGACATTCTGGTGGCCGGGCGCAACTTCGGCTGCGGTTCCTCGCGCGAGCACGCGCCCATTGCCATTCTGGGCGCGGGCATGCCCGTGGTCATCGGCCACAGCTTCGCGCGCATCTTCTACCGCAACGCCTTCAACATGGGTCTGCTGCTCATGGAAGTGGGCGATGAGGTGGACAAGCTCAACGACGGCGATGAGCTGGAAATCGACGCCGCCACGGGCCGCATCCGCGACCTGACCAACGGCGCGGAAATCACCTGCCCGCCGCTGCCCCCGTCCATGGTCGCCATTCTGGCCAAGGGGGGCTTGGTGGGCTATGTGAAGGAACGCCTGGCCAAGGCGTAA